A genomic window from Candidatus Pelagisphaera phototrophica includes:
- the leuS gene encoding leucine--tRNA ligase — protein MASNSPEYNFSEIESNWQQYWEDRKTFATSSKTSKEKYYVLSMFPYPSGTGLHIGHPLGYTGADILARYQRARGKNVLHPIGWDAFGLPTEQYAIKTGRHPRQTSIERIAHFRNQLRSVGFSYDYDREVDTTDSNYYRWTQFIFLQLFKRGLAYVDKRPVWWCEELKTVLANEEVIDGRSERGNYPVVRRSLRQWVLRITAYAERLLEDLKDINWPESTKKMQLEWIGKSVGATACFALDGFDETIEIYTTRPDTLLGATYMVLSPEHPLVPKITSEDNRDAVSKYIESAAAKSDLERTDLAKDKTGVFTGSFALHPLTGDKIPVWIADYVLISYGTGAIMAVPAHDTRDFEFAEQFNLPIVQVIKGDGTESLPYIGDGTLINSDEYNGLSWQEAKKKITTKLKEAGSGEESTQYKLRDWLFSRQRYWGEPFPVAWVSREDYDKAVESGDLADWLPKEPVAYTDESGTLYALPVPPKSLPLELPNVESYEPAGTGESPLKKADDWMEIWYQFETGEFLPARQEKPEGEKWIRASRETNTMPQWAGSCWYYLRYMDPKNSTQLASKEALEYWKTPDMYIGGSEHAVLHLLYSRFWHKVLFDEGLVPNKEPFSHLFHQGMLLGEDGKKISKSAGNGIDPVEVVNQYGADTLRLYLMFLGPLEARKPWNSKGIGGINRFLNKTWREIVGRDGNLSPKIRDDHQESEETEILLNQTIEKVSQDLDKLSFNTAISQLMILINHLHASDAFRLTTAKKFVQLLAPMAPHISEELWSRLGESHSVAWGPWPDVDNSKLVSDEVKIVFQVNGKFRGQSLIPKSSTEEDVLAIAKKEPRVIAQIEGKTIRKVVFVPGKILNIVAN, from the coding sequence ATGGCCTCAAACAGCCCAGAATACAACTTTTCCGAGATCGAGTCTAACTGGCAGCAATACTGGGAAGACCGCAAGACCTTTGCGACGTCAAGCAAGACAAGTAAGGAGAAGTACTACGTCCTTTCCATGTTTCCCTACCCATCTGGGACCGGACTTCATATCGGTCATCCTCTCGGATACACCGGTGCAGATATCCTCGCGCGCTACCAACGGGCCCGAGGAAAAAACGTTCTCCATCCGATCGGCTGGGATGCATTTGGTCTGCCAACCGAGCAATACGCCATTAAAACGGGCCGCCATCCGCGCCAGACTTCAATTGAGCGAATCGCTCATTTTCGAAATCAGCTCAGATCGGTTGGATTTTCCTACGACTACGACCGTGAAGTAGATACAACGGATTCAAACTACTATCGTTGGACCCAGTTCATTTTCCTACAGCTCTTTAAACGTGGTCTCGCCTACGTGGACAAACGCCCGGTCTGGTGGTGCGAGGAACTGAAAACGGTTCTTGCAAATGAAGAAGTCATCGACGGCAGGTCAGAGCGGGGCAACTATCCAGTGGTCCGACGCAGCCTTCGCCAATGGGTCCTTCGAATTACCGCCTACGCCGAACGGCTTTTAGAAGATCTCAAAGACATTAACTGGCCAGAATCCACAAAAAAAATGCAACTGGAGTGGATCGGCAAGTCCGTCGGCGCCACGGCTTGTTTCGCTCTCGACGGTTTTGACGAGACTATTGAAATTTACACCACTCGGCCTGACACGCTTTTGGGAGCCACCTACATGGTACTGTCCCCAGAACATCCCCTCGTGCCAAAAATTACTTCTGAAGACAATCGTGACGCGGTCTCGAAGTACATTGAATCTGCCGCTGCGAAAAGCGATTTGGAACGGACGGATCTCGCCAAGGATAAAACCGGGGTTTTTACGGGCTCCTTCGCCCTTCATCCGCTGACCGGTGACAAAATTCCAGTCTGGATAGCCGACTACGTCCTCATTAGCTACGGAACCGGCGCCATCATGGCAGTTCCTGCCCACGATACTCGAGACTTCGAGTTCGCCGAGCAATTCAATCTTCCTATCGTACAAGTGATCAAAGGAGATGGGACCGAGTCCCTCCCCTACATCGGTGATGGTACCCTCATTAATTCAGATGAATACAATGGTCTTTCCTGGCAGGAGGCAAAAAAGAAAATTACGACCAAGCTAAAGGAAGCAGGTTCCGGAGAGGAGAGTACACAGTACAAGCTGCGCGACTGGCTCTTTTCTAGACAGCGATACTGGGGCGAGCCTTTCCCGGTCGCTTGGGTTTCTAGAGAGGACTACGACAAAGCCGTTGAAAGTGGAGATCTGGCGGATTGGCTCCCCAAAGAGCCGGTTGCCTACACCGATGAGTCCGGCACGCTTTACGCGCTTCCCGTGCCACCAAAGTCACTTCCTCTCGAACTCCCAAATGTCGAGTCCTACGAACCGGCAGGCACAGGCGAAAGCCCACTAAAAAAGGCCGATGACTGGATGGAAATCTGGTATCAATTTGAAACAGGCGAATTCCTTCCCGCACGCCAAGAAAAACCGGAGGGAGAAAAATGGATACGTGCCTCGCGAGAAACCAATACGATGCCGCAATGGGCTGGATCTTGCTGGTATTATCTTCGCTACATGGATCCGAAGAATTCCACCCAGCTCGCATCAAAGGAGGCCCTGGAATACTGGAAAACTCCCGATATGTATATCGGTGGATCAGAGCATGCCGTTCTACACCTACTGTATTCACGTTTTTGGCATAAAGTGCTGTTCGATGAAGGACTTGTCCCCAACAAAGAGCCTTTCTCCCATCTCTTCCACCAGGGGATGCTTCTGGGTGAAGACGGGAAAAAAATATCCAAAAGCGCTGGCAATGGTATCGATCCCGTCGAAGTCGTCAATCAGTACGGAGCGGATACGCTACGTCTCTACTTGATGTTTCTGGGCCCTCTAGAAGCGCGTAAGCCTTGGAATTCAAAGGGGATTGGGGGCATTAACCGTTTTCTTAACAAAACCTGGAGAGAGATTGTTGGAAGAGATGGCAATTTGAGCCCAAAGATCAGAGACGATCATCAGGAAAGCGAGGAAACCGAAATCCTCCTCAACCAGACGATAGAAAAAGTCAGCCAAGACTTGGACAAACTCAGTTTCAATACGGCCATTTCCCAATTGATGATCCTTATCAATCATCTGCATGCGTCGGATGCCTTTCGCCTAACGACCGCCAAAAAATTCGTTCAACTTCTAGCTCCGATGGCTCCACATATCAGTGAAGAATTATGGAGTCGGTTGGGAGAGTCGCATTCAGTCGCCTGGGGTCCATGGCCCGATGTTGACAACTCAAAACTGGTAAGTGACGAAGTGAAGATCGTTTTTCAGGTCAATGGCAAGTTTCGCGGACAATCACTGATACCTAAATCCTCAACCGAAGAGGACGTTCTCGCGATCGCAAAGAAGGAGCCTCGGGTAATCGCTCAGATTGAGGGGAAAACCATTCGGAAGGTTGTTTTCGTACCGGGCAAAATTCTCAATATCGTAGCGAACTAA